The Arcobacter porcinus sequence TTTTTCAGTTTTTGAGTAAATAGAGATTAATACAATATTTTCTTCTATTTGATGAAATATAATTACTCTAAAACCACCACTTCTACCAGTCGGTATACTAGAGTTTTTTACTCTCTTTTTATATATATTAGATCCGAGATTAACTCCAAGATTCCCATTTATTGTTATATCTTGGATAGAGTCCTTTAGGTCTTGTTTTAATAGTTTAAACTTTTTAGATAACTGCTTTGCTTCTCTTAAAAAATTGTCTGTATATAAAATATTCAAAGTTCATCCCATAATTTATCTATATGTTTAGTTTTTCCACTTTTCATATCGTCTAAACCACTTTGAATAGATTGTAAAATCTTTTTTGTTTCAACTTCTTTTAAAACTTCTTTCATAGCTTCATATTCATCTTTAGAAATAAGTACTGCTTCTACTTTATTATTTTTTAAAATTGCAAGTTTATCTACAGTTTTATCTTTTATTTGTGCTAAATAAGTACCAAATTTTTTAGCAAACTCTGATGAAGAGATAAGTTCATTTGTAGAATATGTTACCACAATATGCTCCTTTATATTATCCGTAATATTTTACGGCTATTGTAACATAATTTTATTGTATTAATTTATAAAAATATATTTAGCAAATTTATAGCTATCTTTTTATCAACTACTTATATCTTCCAAATACTGCTTCACTCTCTCTTTTACTTCATTTGCCAAACTTTGTGGCTCTAACACTTTTATATATGGAAGATAGTATAAAATCAGAGGAATAATTTCCATATTATTTGATATTTTTAGCTCTATTTCTATTGAGCCATCTTTATCTTCTCCAATTATACTTTGACCTCTAAGAGGTTTTCTTTCAAAATATTTTCTAATTTGTTTATCTATAAACAATCTTACTCTAAATTGTTCTTCAAGATTAAACCAAACACTATTTGCATATTTTAATCTATCTTCTACTAAAGAAGGAATCTCAAATTTTGTATTTAAAATTTCGATTTTATTTATAGATTTTAGGTGGTATTTTTTAAATATCTCTTTATCTTTTTGTATATGAAATGCAAGTAAATACCAAAAGCCATCAAAGAATGCAAGTTTTAGTGGTTTTACATGAAAAT is a genomic window containing:
- a CDS encoding type II toxin-antitoxin system RelE/ParE family toxin, producing MNILYTDNFLREAKQLSKKFKLLKQDLKDSIQDITINGNLGVNLGSNIYKKRVKNSSIPTGRSGGFRVIIFHQIEENIVLISIYSKTEKANISDKEIDDILKNYLNK
- a CDS encoding type II toxin-antitoxin system Phd/YefM family antitoxin encodes the protein MVTYSTNELISSSEFAKKFGTYLAQIKDKTVDKLAILKNNKVEAVLISKDEYEAMKEVLKEVETKKILQSIQSGLDDMKSGKTKHIDKLWDEL